A stretch of Candidatus Brocadiaceae bacterium DNA encodes these proteins:
- a CDS encoding DEAD/DEAH box helicase family protein, with translation MKKHTPNPSLNGMKESLLSGGVSGVDSFLQQELEKVKACYPTCTDFERNFPSICFALATGVGKTRLMGAFIAYLYLSRGIKNYFVLAPNITIYHKLIEDFSNPHCAKYVFHGIGEFVHKQPRIITGDNYNEIRQTKMFVSDIRINIFNISKINAETKGGKLPRIKRLSEYLGDSYFNYLSSLDDLVLLMDESHHYRADRGMQVINELNPILGLELTATPQIERSGGAVKFKNVVYEYSLARALQDGFVKEPAVATRRDFNPSQYSADELDRIKLEDGMRIHEDTKVALDIYARDNKVNPVKPFVLVVAQNTEHTGKLRKLIVSPSFFDGYYADKVMEIHSNQSGGEKEENRERLISLEDPNNTIEIVIHVNMLKEGWDVTNLYTIISLRTATSMTLREQKICNRTHCSAWGETMEIYLGSP, from the coding sequence ATGAAGAAACACACCCCTAACCCCTCTTTGAATGGGATGAAAGAAAGTCTTCTTTCGGGTGGTGTTTCAGGGGTGGATTCTTTCCTTCAACAAGAACTCGAAAAGGTAAAAGCCTGTTATCCTACGTGTACCGATTTTGAGAGAAATTTCCCTTCAATCTGTTTTGCGCTGGCAACCGGGGTGGGAAAGACCCGTTTAATGGGGGCGTTTATTGCGTATCTGTATCTTTCAAGGGGCATAAAGAACTATTTTGTCCTGGCGCCGAATATTACGATTTATCACAAGCTTATTGAGGACTTTTCCAACCCGCACTGTGCAAAATATGTCTTTCATGGAATCGGCGAGTTTGTCCATAAACAACCTCGTATTATTACAGGGGATAATTATAATGAAATCCGTCAGACAAAAATGTTTGTGTCCGATATTCGTATCAACATCTTTAATATCTCCAAGATAAATGCTGAAACAAAGGGTGGGAAACTCCCACGCATTAAGAGACTCTCAGAATACTTGGGTGATTCATATTTTAACTACCTTTCCAGCCTTGACGATCTTGTCCTGCTCATGGATGAGTCGCACCATTACCGGGCAGACAGGGGTATGCAGGTGATTAACGAATTAAATCCCATTCTCGGGTTGGAACTCACCGCTACCCCGCAAATAGAAAGAAGCGGTGGCGCGGTGAAATTTAAAAACGTCGTCTATGAATATTCACTGGCCAGGGCGCTTCAGGACGGATTTGTGAAAGAACCGGCAGTGGCAACACGCAGGGATTTTAATCCTTCTCAGTATTCCGCAGATGAACTGGACAGGATAAAACTGGAAGACGGCATGCGTATTCACGAAGACACAAAGGTAGCGCTGGATATCTATGCGCGGGACAATAAAGTAAACCCCGTAAAACCCTTTGTATTGGTCGTTGCGCAAAATACCGAGCATACAGGAAAATTACGGAAATTAATTGTTTCACCATCATTTTTTGATGGATATTATGCTGATAAGGTGATGGAAATCCACTCAAATCAGTCAGGGGGTGAAAAAGAAGAAAATAGAGAAAGATTAATTTCCCTGGAAGATCCGAACAACACCATTGAAATTGTTATTCACGTTAATATGCTGAAGGAAGGCTGGGATGTAACAAACCTGTATACCATTATTTCCCTGAGAACGGCAACTTCAATGACGTTACGGGAACAGAAAATATGCAACCGAACACACTGTTCAGCATGGGGGGAAACCATGGAAATATATCTTGGTTCCCCATAA
- a CDS encoding iron ABC transporter permease: protein MQKTFTLWFFFILFTCTALFPIVWMFGNSVYEQGAFSFSYYHDTFFTQKYVMVIARSLILASATTVFSAFAGIPAGFFLAKTDFPLKTFFKVCFFIPLIVPSYTIGIAWTNILGKAGFLNQLLSRYFFLAPQSIYDFIYSVYGAAFILSINLFPLIMLMTEYALKNVPSHLEEYGLIQGSFFQVQKGIVFPLILPSIFSGMMIVFVLSLSEFGVPSLLQQNVLITQIFTEFSAFYNEKAATAIALPLIIITTAVCVCERYIMRGKSYEIIGKGASHSTITYHFPWLKGAGFVFFTLIFLLYIVLPFCSLFFGIQTFAVYRDAFPMAKKGVINSVLFGCIGASVLTVIGFFLGYASEKTRWKGKQEMASFIWIFFAIPATIVGVGLIKLWNRPDGFFPLIYGSLWIIIMGYVIRFTPLASRIMANFFRNIPQSMEEAGVITGASWFRTISSIIVPLQKNGILATWVIIFIFCIGELGTTILVYPPGHETLPIALFTVMANSPEDIVSALTVILIFMTLLPVGIFFMASKYFFSRKTAK from the coding sequence ATGCAAAAAACATTCACCCTGTGGTTTTTCTTTATCCTGTTTACGTGCACTGCACTGTTCCCGATTGTCTGGATGTTTGGCAATTCTGTTTATGAACAGGGGGCTTTTTCGTTTTCCTACTATCATGACACCTTTTTCACACAAAAATATGTCATGGTTATTGCCCGAAGTTTGATACTGGCTTCCGCAACAACCGTTTTTTCCGCTTTCGCAGGTATACCTGCAGGATTTTTTCTGGCAAAGACCGATTTTCCTTTAAAAACCTTTTTTAAGGTCTGTTTTTTTATTCCCCTCATCGTACCTTCCTACACGATTGGCATTGCGTGGACAAATATTCTGGGGAAAGCCGGATTTTTAAACCAGCTTCTTTCCCGCTACTTCTTTCTTGCCCCGCAGTCTATTTATGATTTTATTTACAGTGTCTATGGCGCAGCCTTTATCCTGTCCATAAACCTCTTTCCCCTGATCATGCTCATGACAGAGTATGCGCTGAAAAATGTGCCTTCACACCTGGAAGAATATGGACTGATTCAGGGCAGTTTTTTTCAGGTGCAGAAAGGAATTGTTTTTCCGTTGATTTTGCCCTCTATTTTTTCTGGTATGATGATTGTTTTTGTGCTGTCCCTTTCTGAATTTGGGGTGCCTTCACTTCTTCAACAGAATGTCCTTATCACCCAGATATTTACAGAATTCAGCGCATTTTATAATGAAAAAGCGGCGACGGCCATAGCACTACCCCTTATTATCATAACCACGGCTGTGTGTGTTTGTGAACGGTATATCATGCGCGGGAAATCCTATGAAATCATCGGGAAGGGCGCTTCACACTCCACCATAACCTATCACTTTCCCTGGTTGAAGGGTGCAGGATTTGTCTTTTTCACGCTGATTTTCCTGCTTTATATCGTGCTTCCCTTTTGTTCATTGTTTTTTGGCATACAAACATTTGCCGTATACCGTGACGCTTTTCCGATGGCGAAAAAGGGGGTCATAAACAGTGTTCTTTTCGGGTGTATCGGAGCTTCCGTTCTTACTGTCATCGGATTCTTTCTGGGGTATGCATCTGAAAAGACACGATGGAAAGGAAAACAGGAAATGGCTTCATTTATCTGGATATTCTTCGCTATTCCTGCAACAATTGTCGGTGTTGGACTTATTAAATTATGGAACAGGCCGGATGGATTCTTTCCCCTCATTTATGGGTCATTGTGGATCATTATCATGGGATATGTGATACGGTTTACTCCGCTTGCAAGCCGCATCATGGCAAATTTTTTCAGGAATATTCCACAATCCATGGAGGAAGCAGGCGTCATTACCGGAGCTTCGTGGTTCCGGACTATCAGCTCCATCATAGTGCCGTTACAGAAAAATGGCATCCTTGCCACATGGGTAATCATTTTTATATTCTGCATCGGCGAGCTGGGCACAACCATACTGGTATATCCACCCGGCCATGAAACCCTCCCGATAGCGCTGTTCACAGTTATGGCAAACAGCCCGGAAGATATTGTTTCGGCGCTGACGGTAATTTTAATCTTTATGACACTTCTGCCTGTGGGAATATTTTTCATGGCATCAAAATATTTTTTCTCGCGCAAAACCGCAAAATGA